The DNA segment CTTTAGTAAGTCTTTTGGGAATGCCTATCATTGGGTATCTTGCACTTCAGTTTAAAAAAAAGATTGGCATATCTTATGGGAAGCTAAGTGATCAAGGTGTGCTTATGAATACGGCGGCACAGGAGAATATAGCTGGCGTAAGGCTTGTGAAGGCTTTTGCGAGAGAAAAGTACGAGATCATGAAATTTCTAAGCTTAAATAATGAAAATTTTGAGCTTAGAATGGAGCAAAACAGGATAGTGGCCAAGTATTTTCCGCCCATAGATTTTTTGACGAATTTCTCTATCGTCATATTGGTGGTATTTGGCGGCATGCTGGTCATTAAAAGTTCTCTATCTATTGGGGAATTGGTGGCTTTTAGCGGATATATATACATGCTTATATGGCCTATGAGGATGTTGGGATTTTTGACGAATCTTATTGCGCAGTCAGATGCGTCAGCTAAAAAGATAATGAGGATCATGGATATCGTTCCGTCTATTAAAGACAGTGAAGATTCTATAAGGATAAAGGAATTAAAAGGCAACGTGGAATTTAAGCATGTGTTTTTTAAATACCATGATGATATGGTCTTAAAAGACATAAATTTCAAGGTTTCAGCGGGTCAAACTGTTGCCATAATGGGTACTACTGGCTCTGGAAAGTCGTCTTTGGTAAATCTCATCGGGAGGTATTATGATGTCTTTGATGGGGCTGTGTACATTGACGGCCATGACGTAAGAAGCATAAATCTTCACGATTTGAGAAGCCAGATGGCGGTAGTGCAGCAGGATACATTTTTGTTTTCTGAAAGTATCGAAGAAAATGTCAGATTTGGAAAAGAAGATGCGTCATTCGAAGAAGTAAAGGAAGCATTAAGACTGGCTTGCGCAGATGACTTTGTGGAGGAGTTTGACGACAAATACGATACGATAGTAGGTGAAAGGGGTATAGGACTGTCAGGTGGGCAAAAGCAAAGGATATCTATTGCGAGAGCACTTATAAGGGATGCAAAGATATTGATACTTGATGATGCCACATCTGCTCTTGACATGGATACGGAATTTAGGCTTTTAAAAAATCTAAGCGAAAGGCGGAAAAACGCTACGACGTTTATCATTGCTCACAGGATATCGGCTGTCAAAAATGCAGACATGATACTTTACATGGAAGATGGACGAATCGTCGAGAGAGGGACACATGATGAGCTTTTAGAAAAAAGAGGCAGATACTATGAGATTTACTTAGAGCAGTTTAAAGATTTTAGCGACGAAGAATACGGCATACCTGATGCCTTAAGCTAAAATATTTGTAAAAAGAGGGAGGCACGAAAATGGCTAAAAATACGGTGAAGCAAGACGAAGACTTAAGGCGAATGTCAAATTTCGTCATATTGAAAAGGCTATTTAGTTACCTTGGCAAATATAAATTAAAGGTATTTGTAGTGATAATGTTTTTAATATTTGAGATGGCTGTAAGCTTGGTAAATCCAGTTCTTATGAAGACAGCAATCGATAAAAACATACGAAATGGCGATATAAACGGATTGTTTGTCATCGGGATTTTGATGGTGTCATTAAATTTTTTATCAATGATGGCATCAAGAACCAGGATAGTAAAGATGGCTTCTGTCACAAATGACATACTTTTAAATATAAGGCATGAACTTTATAGCCACATACAGAAGCTTTCGTTTTCGTTTTTTGACTCGAGGCCAGTAGGCAAAATCTTAGCAAGGGTTATAGGAGATGTGAATTCACTGCAGGATTTGTTTAACAACAGCGTTACAAATTTTATACCACAGATTCTTACAGTAATATGCGTTGGTGCCATGATGTTTTATTTAAACAGCAAATTGGCTTTAGCATCTATGATTTTGTTGCCGATGCTTGTGGTTGGGCTTTTTTCAATAGAGACTTTGTCAAGAAGAAGATGGCAGGAATTTAGAAGAAAGAGGTCTACGTTTAATGCTTACACACATGAAGATTTTTCAGGGATAAAAGTTGTGCAGGAGTTTGCAAATGAAGACAAGACTTCTTCAGTGTTCTTTAAGCTTGTCAAGGATATGATGGACAGCTTCATTAAAGCTGTAAGACTTAATGACCTTTTTTGGCCTATGGTTGACGCGTCTTATGGAATTGGAGCTGTAATACTTTATTATTTTAGTGCGAAGTTTATGGGATACGGCGTCACAATCGGGACAATAATAGCATTTACCATGTATATAGGCATGTTCTGGAGGCCGATCCTCGACATAAGCAATTTTTACAATAGCTTAGTAATGTCTTTCGCATCTGCAGAGAGAATATTTGAGATAATGGACATTGAGCCAGATATTGTAGACATGAAAAATGCCATTAAGATGCCTAAGATAAAAGGGAATGTTGAGTTTAAAAATGTCACATTTGGCTATGAAGATGGCAGTGTTGTATTAGATGATGTAAGCTTTAAAGTGAATGCTGGGGAGACTATTGCGCTTGTAGGACCTACTGGTGCAGGAAAGACTACGATTGTAAATCTCATAAGCCGTTTTTACGATCCATCTAAAGGTGCTGTCTTGATAGATGGCAAAGACATAAAGCATGTGGAGCTGGAGTCACTGAGAAGCCAGATGGGCATAATGCTGCAGGATACGTTTCTGTTTTCGGCTACAATAAAGGAAAATATAAGGTACGGTAAGCTTGATGCTACAGACGAGGAAATCATAGCTGCGGCAAAAGCCGTAAATGCTCATGAGTTTATAATGAAGATGGAAAAAGGATACGACACAGAGGTAAACGAGAGGGGCTCAAGGCTTTCTGTGGGACAAAGACAGTTAATATCATTTGCAAGAGCGCTTTTGGCAAATCCTCGCATATTGATTTTGGATGAAGCCACATCTAACATAGATACACAGACGGAAAGGCTCGTGCAAAAAGGCATAAAAAGACTTCTTTCGGGAAGAACGTCTTTTGTCATAGCTCACAGGCTTTCTACCATTAGGGATGCCGATAGGATAATGGTGGTAGATGGAGGAAGGATTGTCGAGACAGGCACACACGATGAGCTTATGAATCTTAGAGGCCTTTATTATGACCTCTACATGTCACAGTACAAATTTTTAAGTGAAGGAGCTTAAATATGATCAGGCGGAGGATGAATATTTCATCTTCCGCTTTTTTTATCTATCACATAAATTTCACAAAATTTTCACATCAAAACTATAAAGTCCGGTTGTAGTATTGTTTACATAGAAAATAAGTGATAATGATGGGGATGATAGGATGCCAAAATTATTGACAAAAGAAGAGGAAAAAAATTTATTTGAAAGGCTTAGAAATGGAGATGAAAGCGCTAAAGATGTATTGGTGGAATGCAACATAAGGCTTGTTGACAAAGTTGCTGCTGGCTTTTTAAAGTCTGGCGTGGAGTTTGATGACCTTGTTCAAGAAGGATTGATAGGCCTTCTTACAGCGATAGACAAGTTTGACCACACCAAAGGTTACAAATTTTCTACTTATGCTACTTGGTATATACAGCAAAGCATGAGAAGATATATAGGCAATTACGGCAAAATCATTAGGCTTCCAATCCATATAAATGAAAAAATAAACCGAATATTGAAAGCGCGGTATTTGATAGAGCAGAAAAAAGGAAGTCTTGCTACAACAGAGGAAATATCCAGATTGACAGGATATACTGAAGAAGAGATAGAAGGTTATCTGTCATACGCTACAGATGTCATAAGTCTAAATCAATACGTCAATGATGAAAGAGTCGATGCAGAGCTTATAAATTTTATACAAGACGATACAATTGATGTAGAGGAGATGGCCATAGAAAAAGAGATTAAAAAAGAAATCAGAAAGATTTTAGATAGTCTTCCAGAGAGGGAAAGAATGATACTTAAAATGCGATTTGGCTTTGGCTGCAATTTAAAGACACTGACGGAGATCGGAAATATCTTTGGACTGACTCGAGAGCGAATACGCCAGATACAGAACAATACCATAAAAGAATTAAGGCACAATCGGAAAGTGAAAGAGAGATTGAGAGAGATTATCACATAAATTTCACAAAATTTTCACATCAAAACTCTAAAGTCCAGTTGTAGTATATGTGTAATAAATTGATGAGAGGAAGACGGTGTCATGAATAAAAAGGTAATAATTATAACCAGCATTATTTTGGTAGTTGCAGCAGGCGCTACTTACTACTTTACAAAAAGCAAAGCCACGCCTACATCGGCCAGAACTTCCTATGTAGAGGCCACAAAAGGCAACATTTCGATGACGGTTGATGGAACAGGAAACCTTGATACAGACAAGAGAGTGATTACACTGAAAGGAAGTGGGACAGTCAAGAAAGTTTATTTTAAAGTAGGCGATAAAGTAAAAGCAGGCGATCTTCTTTATCAAATACAGGATGATGATCTTAATTCACAGTTAAATGATGCGTTGATTAGTTTGGAAATAGCACAACAGCAGCTTCAAAATGATACAAAATCATACAATGATACGATATCAAAGCAAAACATAGTATCTCCATACTCAGGCATTGTAGACAGCATCGACGTAAAAGTAGGGCAGGTTGTAAATTCTGGCACCACAGTGGCAACTGTCAGCGATTATTCTACTGCTACTATAAAAGTGCCGTTTAACGGTTCTCAGATAGGCAGTATTCATAATGGACAGACAGCAGATGTCTATTTGTACAATTCATTTGCAACAGTAGAAGGGACTGTGACAGATGTTTCAACCCAAGCAATACCTGTCAATGGTGCATCATATTACTATGTCACTGTAACTTTATCAAATGCTGGTGCATTGACGGACGGTGCTTCAGCACAGGTGACGATACATACGAGTAATGGTGATATAAGGGCTATTGAAAATGGCACATTAAGTGTCAAGAACACAAATGTAGTAACATCTCAAATTCAAGGAACGGTTGCATCGATAAATGTGAAGGAAGGGCAGAAGATTAATGCAGGTGCATTGATTGCTACGATAACTACAACAGTAGATGATTCTACTATTAAGAAAGATCAGCTTAATCTGCAACAAGCACAAAATAACTACAATAACATTTTAAGCGAAGTTAACAATTTGAATATTTATGCGCCTATTGACGGAATAATTATCTCACAGAATATAAATGAAGGAGATCAGCTTTCTAACTCAAATTCTTCTGCGTCAACATCTTCAAGCAGTAGCAGTAGTTCTAATACGGCATCTTCAAGTAGTAGCTCTAATTCTAATACTGGCAGCAGCACGTCTATAAGCAATCTTTCATCTGTCTACAACCAAGCCGATACTGCGGTTATAGTAAGCAACAGCGGTTATTCAATAGATGTTCCAATAGATGAAACCGATATAAGCAAAATCAAAATAGGGCAGAAAGCCAATATTACAACAGACGATTTGCAAGGCCAAACATTTGAAGGAACTGTGACGGAAATATCATCGGTGCCTACAATACAAAATAATGTAGCATCTTATGATGTTACTGTATCACTGCCGTATACAGACAAGTTGAAGTTAGGTCAAAGCATGAATGTATCTATTGTAGTGGCACAAAAAGAAAACACATTGTTGCTTCCGATAGAAGCAGTTCAGACAAATGGAAATAGCAAATATGTGATATTGTATGATGAAAGTAATTCAAATAGCAATGGGAAAAATATGAAAAATATAAGGCAAGTAACAACTGGCATATACAATGACAAATATATTGAAATTTTAAGCGGATTGAGTGAAGGAGATAAAGTCGTTGTACCAACAGCGACAAGTACCAGCAGTACAAACTCCAGTAGTAAAAGTAATCAAGGTGGGGGATTTGGAGCTTTAGGTGGAGTAGGAGTGCCTCCTATGCACTAATTTTAAAAGATGGGAGCAATTGACGATGGAAAACAAAAATGTGATCACCATGA comes from the Thermoanaerobacterium aotearoense genome and includes:
- a CDS encoding ABC transporter ATP-binding protein — encoded protein: MRRVLKYVLRYKLYVIVPSIAMVLAIALDMFNPYLQEIITDKVFIGGDKSLLWPILWAFIAITAVRTVLGYLREYIFDVLSAKISVDIKKDLFDHIQSLPFSFFDNMNTGELMSRIGEDVDNVWRSVSFGIRLFIENMIYFITASTILFFINWKLTLVSLLGMPIIGYLALQFKKKIGISYGKLSDQGVLMNTAAQENIAGVRLVKAFAREKYEIMKFLSLNNENFELRMEQNRIVAKYFPPIDFLTNFSIVILVVFGGMLVIKSSLSIGELVAFSGYIYMLIWPMRMLGFLTNLIAQSDASAKKIMRIMDIVPSIKDSEDSIRIKELKGNVEFKHVFFKYHDDMVLKDINFKVSAGQTVAIMGTTGSGKSSLVNLIGRYYDVFDGAVYIDGHDVRSINLHDLRSQMAVVQQDTFLFSESIEENVRFGKEDASFEEVKEALRLACADDFVEEFDDKYDTIVGERGIGLSGGQKQRISIARALIRDAKILILDDATSALDMDTEFRLLKNLSERRKNATTFIIAHRISAVKNADMILYMEDGRIVERGTHDELLEKRGRYYEIYLEQFKDFSDEEYGIPDALS
- a CDS encoding ABC transporter ATP-binding protein — translated: MAKNTVKQDEDLRRMSNFVILKRLFSYLGKYKLKVFVVIMFLIFEMAVSLVNPVLMKTAIDKNIRNGDINGLFVIGILMVSLNFLSMMASRTRIVKMASVTNDILLNIRHELYSHIQKLSFSFFDSRPVGKILARVIGDVNSLQDLFNNSVTNFIPQILTVICVGAMMFYLNSKLALASMILLPMLVVGLFSIETLSRRRWQEFRRKRSTFNAYTHEDFSGIKVVQEFANEDKTSSVFFKLVKDMMDSFIKAVRLNDLFWPMVDASYGIGAVILYYFSAKFMGYGVTIGTIIAFTMYIGMFWRPILDISNFYNSLVMSFASAERIFEIMDIEPDIVDMKNAIKMPKIKGNVEFKNVTFGYEDGSVVLDDVSFKVNAGETIALVGPTGAGKTTIVNLISRFYDPSKGAVLIDGKDIKHVELESLRSQMGIMLQDTFLFSATIKENIRYGKLDATDEEIIAAAKAVNAHEFIMKMEKGYDTEVNERGSRLSVGQRQLISFARALLANPRILILDEATSNIDTQTERLVQKGIKRLLSGRTSFVIAHRLSTIRDADRIMVVDGGRIVETGTHDELMNLRGLYYDLYMSQYKFLSEGA
- a CDS encoding sigma-70 family RNA polymerase sigma factor, giving the protein MPKLLTKEEEKNLFERLRNGDESAKDVLVECNIRLVDKVAAGFLKSGVEFDDLVQEGLIGLLTAIDKFDHTKGYKFSTYATWYIQQSMRRYIGNYGKIIRLPIHINEKINRILKARYLIEQKKGSLATTEEISRLTGYTEEEIEGYLSYATDVISLNQYVNDERVDAELINFIQDDTIDVEEMAIEKEIKKEIRKILDSLPERERMILKMRFGFGCNLKTLTEIGNIFGLTRERIRQIQNNTIKELRHNRKVKERLREIIT
- a CDS encoding efflux RND transporter periplasmic adaptor subunit; protein product: MNKKVIIITSIILVVAAGATYYFTKSKATPTSARTSYVEATKGNISMTVDGTGNLDTDKRVITLKGSGTVKKVYFKVGDKVKAGDLLYQIQDDDLNSQLNDALISLEIAQQQLQNDTKSYNDTISKQNIVSPYSGIVDSIDVKVGQVVNSGTTVATVSDYSTATIKVPFNGSQIGSIHNGQTADVYLYNSFATVEGTVTDVSTQAIPVNGASYYYVTVTLSNAGALTDGASAQVTIHTSNGDIRAIENGTLSVKNTNVVTSQIQGTVASINVKEGQKINAGALIATITTTVDDSTIKKDQLNLQQAQNNYNNILSEVNNLNIYAPIDGIIISQNINEGDQLSNSNSSASTSSSSSSSSNTASSSSSSNSNTGSSTSISNLSSVYNQADTAVIVSNSGYSIDVPIDETDISKIKIGQKANITTDDLQGQTFEGTVTEISSVPTIQNNVASYDVTVSLPYTDKLKLGQSMNVSIVVAQKENTLLLPIEAVQTNGNSKYVILYDESNSNSNGKNMKNIRQVTTGIYNDKYIEILSGLSEGDKVVVPTATSTSSTNSSSKSNQGGGFGALGGVGVPPMH